DNA from Pelagibacterium nitratireducens:
GCGATTTCGCGCTTCATGTGAGTCTGGGTCATGCTGGCGGTGGTCCCTTTTAGTTCTGCAGGCGCAGTTCGGCGACGAAATCATAGGCATCGCCGCGATAGATGGAGCGGGTGAATTCAACGATCCGGCCCGAAGCGAGATAGGAGGTGCGCTCGATGCGCAGGCTGGCGGCGCCGGGGGCGACGTCGAGCAGTTCGGCATCGTGCCGGCCCAGATTGACCGCCGCTATGCGCTGGATGGCGCGCACCGGGCGGTTGCCCGTCTGGTCGAGCTTGGCGTAGAGCGAATGGGCGATGGCGTCGGGATCGTGCAGGACAGTGGCCGAGAGCGAAGCGCGCTCGATGGCCAGGGGATTGCCATTGGCAATGCGCAGGCGGGCGATGCGGGCGACCTTTTCGCCGGCGCCGAGGCCCAAAATGATGGTTTCCTCGTTGGAGGGATCGTAAAGGCCGCGATCGAGCCATTGCGAACTCAGCGTCATGCCGCGGCGCGCCATGTCCTCGGTGAACGAGGTGAGGCTGGAGAGCGATTGTTCGACCCGCTGGACGGTGGGGGCAACGAAGGTGCCCGAGCCGTGGCGCTGGATCAGGATGCCATCGGCCACAAGGTGCTGGACGGCCTTGCGGACGGTAACCCGGGAAACCTCGGCCGTGGCCGCGATATCGCGCTCGGACGGCAGGGCGTCGCCGGGATTGATGAGGCCGGATCTGACCGCATCCTCGATGGACCGGCGCAGGCGCAGATAGAGCGGGCCGCCGCTGCGGGCCCCGGCCGTCTGCCTGAACATGTCCTCGATGGTGGCACTCATTGGCTGGCACTGCGCCTGGTACGCATGGGACCGCTCCTCATCCGGCCCAACGCCGGCACCCTCTGTGCGGCTATAATACCAATAATAGACCATTGGCCAAGCTGGCAGAACGGAAATTTCGTAAAAAGTCGTGAAAGGCCCGGATGGCACGCCTGTTGGTCAACTCCGGAGGAGCGCTCGAGACAATTTCGTAACACCCCACTGGACAAGTGGTATTTTTTTGGCATTATCGAGGGAACAGGAGGATTGTGCATGCCACGAAGGGGCGACATGCTGATCGAACGACACGCGCACAGGGCCATGCCGTGAGCGCTCTCGTTGCCACCGAACACGCCGATCCGCGCTTTTCCGGGCTCGATAGCTGGGACGATGCCGCCATTCTTTCGGCCCTGCTCGACGGCCAGAAGCGCGGTCTCGATGCCGTAAGCGCTGCCATTCCGGACATTGCCAAAGCGGCCGAGCTGGGTGTTGCCGCGTTGCAGGCGGGTGGGCGGCTGATCTATGTCGGGGCCGGCAGCCCGGGGCTGATCGCACTCGGCGACGCGCTGGAAATTCCCCAGACCTACGGCATTGCACGCGACCGCATCGAAATCGTCATGGCGGGCGGGCTGGCGATGACCCAGGAACTGCTTGGCGGGCCGGAAGACGATGCCGACCAGGGCGCGGCCGATGTTGGCGCGCTTGGCATCGGGGCCAACGATTGCGCGATCTGTATTTCGGCGAGCGGGACGACCCGTTATACCGTCGCCGCATTGCGGGCGGCCAAAACCGCCGGTGCGGGAACTGTCGGGATCGCGGGAAATGGCGGCGCGCCGCTGCTGGCCGATGCGGATGTGGCGATCCTTCTGGCGAGCGGGGCGGAGGTGATTTCGGGCTCGACCCGGATGGCGGCGGGCACCGCGCAAAAGGCGGCGCTCAACATGCTCTCGACCCTGATCGGGGTGCGGATGGGGCATGTGCACGACAATTTCATGGTCAACGTCACAGCCGACAACGACAAGCTGGTGCTCAGAGCCACCGGCATCGTGGCGCGCATCGCGGGGGTTGGACCCGATGTGGCGGCAAAGGCCATGCAAACGGCTCACAACGAAGTCAAGCCCGCCATCCTTCTGGCGGCGGGCGCAAAAGATCTGTCCGAGGCGCAGCAATTGCTTGCGCAATCGGGCGGTGTCGTACGCAAGGCACTGGCCGTTTTGGGCCGCCCATAAAGCCTTGCCCGACGAGGGAACGCCCGCCCGGAGCCTTTCCGGACGGGTTCAACAAAGAAGAGGAACCATCATGATCTCGAAATCGAGACTGCTATGCACAAGCGCGGGTTTAGCCCTCGCCCTGACCGCAACACCGTTGCTGGCCCAGGACGTGACGCTGACCATCGAAAGCTGGCGCAATGACGATCTGACCATCTGGCAGAACACGCTGATCCCGGCCTTTGAAGCAGCCAATCCGGGCATCACTCTCAATTTCGCTCCCACGGCGCCAACCGAATACAACGCGGCGCTCAACGCCAAGCTCGATGCGGGCTCGGCGGGCGATCTGATCACCTGCCGTCCGTTCGATGCTTCGCTGGCGCTGTTCGAGGCGGGTTATCTCGCTCCGCTCGACGATCTGGAAGGCATTTCGAACTTTTCCGATGTCGCCAAATCGGCCTGGAACACGGACGATGGCTCGACCCCGTTCTGCGTGCCCATGGCCTCGGTGATCCACGGCTTTATCTACAATGCCGACGCCTTTGCCGAACTGGGGCTCGAAGAACCCACGACCGAAGAAGAGTTCTTTGCGGTGCTCGACGCCATCCAGGCCGACGGAACCTATATTCCGCTGGCCATCGGCGCGGTGGATCAGTGGGAATCGGCCTCGATGGGCTACCACAATATCGGCCCGGCCTATTGGGCGGGTGAAGAAGGCCGTCTGGCGCTGATTTCGGGCGAAGCCAAATTCACCGACGAAGAATGGACCGAGCCGCTGCGCGTTCTGGGTCGCTGGGGCGAATATGCCGGTGACGGCTATCTGGCCCAGACCTATCCCGACAGCCAGAACCTTTTCACGCTCGGCCGTGCCGCGATCTTCCCGGCCGGTTCGTGGGAAATCGCGCTGTTTGAAGAACAGGCCGATTTCGAACTGGGCGCCTTCCCGCCCCCGGTGCCGGCTGAAGGCGACACCTGCTATATCTCCGATCACAACGATATCGGGATCGGCATGAACGCTTCGACCGAACACCCCGAAGCAGCCCGCACCTTCCTCAACTGGGTGGCGTCGGCCGAATTTGCCAGCCTTTACGCCAATGCGCTTCCCGGGTTCTTCGGGCTGTCGGACGAGCCTGTGACCATCGAGAACGAGTTGGCCAACGAGTTCGTCTCCTGGCGCGAGGAATGTGAATCGACGATCCGCCCGACCTACGCGATCCTGTCGCGCGGCACGCCGAACCTGGAAAACGACAACTGGCTGCATGCATCGAACGTTCTGGCCGGCACCGAAACGCCGGAAGAAGCGGCGGCTGCGATCCAGTCGGGGCTCGAGAGCTGGTACACGCCGGGCATGTTCGACTAGTCGAACCGCACCATCGATTGCAAACCGGATCGGGCGGCGCGCGTCGCCCGATCCCTTGAATTTCCGAAGGGAAAATCATCATGGCGGTGGACCAGGACACCCTACCCAAACCGGCGCGGCGCTGGCATATCGCCGTGTTTCTGGCGCCGGCGGTGCTTGTCTATACCGCCATCATGATTATCCCGCTGTTTTCGACGCTGTTCCAGTCGCTGTTCAACACCGTGGATGGCGAACGGGCCTTTGTGGGTCTGGGCAATTTCATAACGTTGTTTGGCGACCCGCGCTGGGCCTCCAGCTTCTGGAATGCGCTTGCCAACAATTTCTGGTTTTTTGTCATCCACATGGTGGTCCAGAACCCTATCGGGGTGTTGCTGGCGGCGATCCTGTCCAATCCCAATCTGCGGCTGCGGGGCTTTTACCGCACGGCGATCTTTATCCCCACCATCCTGTCCTTCGTGATCGTGGGGTTTGTCTGGAAGCTGATCCTGTCGCCGCTGTGGGGGATCGCGCCCAACATGCTCGACGCCATCGGGCTGCGGAGCCTGTTTTCGCCCTGGCTGGGCCAGGAAGGCGCGGCGCTGACCACGCTGGCGCTGGTCTCGGTCTGGCAGTTCGTGGGCATTCCCATGATGCTGATCTATGCGGCGCTGCTTTCGATTCCCGACGAGGTGATCGAGGCGGCCGAAATCGACGGGGTGACGGGGGCCAAGCAGTTCTTCAAGATCCAGTTGCCGCTGATCCTGCCGACCATCGGGATCATTTCGATTTTGACCTTCGTGGGCAATTTCAACGCCTTCGATCTGATCTATGTCAGCCAGGGGGCGCAGGCGGGGCCGAACGGGTCGACCGACATTTTAGGCACCCTGCTCTATCGCACCTTCTTTGGCTTCCAGCTCCAGCAGGGCGACCCCAATATGGGCTCGGCGATCGCGACAATGATGTTTTTGATCATTCTCGTGGGGGTTTCGATCTATCTGTTCGGCATCCAGACGCGGCTTAGGAGGTACCAGTTCTGATGAATACGGCCCGTGCCTCCCTGCCCCGCGCCCTTGCCGCCCATGCGGTGCTGATCGGATATACGCTGATTGCGCTGTTTCCGGTGTTCGTTGTGGTCATCAACGCCTTCAAGGACCGGCGGGCGATCTTTTCCGATCCGCTGGCCCTGCCCAACCCGGAGAGCTTTTCCCTGATCGGGTTCGAAACGGTGACGAACCAGGGCGATTTCCTGCTCTATTTCCAGAACTCGCTGATCGTGACGGTGGCGTCGCTGTTCTGTGTGTTGCTGTTTGGCGCCATGGCGGCGTTTGCGCTCTCGGAATACCGGTTCAGGGGCAATCCGCTGATGGCGCTCTATCTGGCGTTGGGCATCATGATCCCAATCCGGCTGGGGACGGTGGCGATCCTGCAGATCATGGTGGCGACCGGGCTGGTCAATACCCATACCGCGCTGATCCTGGTTTACACGGCGCAAGGGCTGCCGCTGGCGATCTTCATCCTTTCGGAATTCATGCGCACGGTTTCCGCCGATCTCAAAAATGCCGGGCGGGTGGACGGGCTATCGGAATACCGGATCTTTTTCACGCTGGTTTTGCCACTGGTGCGGCCGGCGATGGCGACGGTGGCGGTGTTCACGATGATCCCGATCTGGAACGATCTGTGGTTTCCGCTGATCCTGGCACCGGCCGAGGCGACAAAGACCGTGACGCTGGGGGCGCAGGTGTTCATCGGGCAGTTCGTGACCAATTGGAACGCGGTGCTGGCGGCGCTGACCCTGGCCATCATCCCGGTTCTGGTCCTCTATCTTATCTTTTCGCGGCAATTGATCCGCGGCATCACTTCGGGAGCCGTCAAATGAGCCAACCCATTAAAGTGCTCGTTGCCGGGCTGGGCAATATGGGACGGGCGCATGCCATGGCCTATCACAACCACCCCGGATACGAGATTGTCGGGGTCGTGACGCGCAGTAAAGACTCCGTGCCGGAGGGGCTGACCGATTATCCGCACTGGAGCGATTTTTACGACGCGCTGGAGGCGACGAAGCCCGATCTTGCCTCGATCAACACCTATTCGGACAGCCATGCCGACTATGCCGTGGCCGCTATGGAAGCGGGCGCGCATGTGTTTATCGAAAAGCCGCTGGCAACCAGTGTGGCCGATGCGGAACGGGTGGTGGAAACGGCGACGCGGCTGGGGAAAAAGCTGGTGGTTGGATACATTCTGCGCCACCACCCTTCCTGGGTGCGGTTGATCGCCGAAGCGCGGGCATTGGGCGGGCCGTTTGTGTTTCGCATGAACCTCAACCAGCAATCGGCGGGGCGGTTCTGGCGCACGCACAAGACGCTGATGGAGACCACGTCTCCGATCGTCGATTGCGGGGTGCATTATGTGGATGTGATGTGCCAGATCACCGACGCCAAACCCGTTCAGGTGCGCGGCATGGGGGTGCGGCTGACCGACGAGATTGCGCCCGAGATGTATAATTACGGACATCTGCAGGTGATGTTCGATGACGGGTCGGTGGGCTGGTACGAGGCGGCATGGGGGCCGATGATTTCGGAAACCGCGTTTTTCGTCAAAGACATCTTAACGCCGAAAGGCTCGGTGTCGATCGTCATGGACGAGGGCGCGAAATCGTCCGATCATGAGACCCACACCAAGACCGATCGCATCCGCATTCATCGGGCCGATCTCGGCGGCGATGGGGAATTCATCCATGAAGACGAGATGTTGTCGATGGAGGGAGAGCCGGGGCACGACGCCCTGTGCGCGCGGGAACAGGATTATGTCTATCGGGCGATTGTCGAGGATGTCGATCTGGGCCGGCACATGAGCGATGCGGTCCAATCGCTGCGCATCTGCCTTGCCGCCGATGAATCGATTAGGACCGGCAAGCCGGTGGATTTGTGAAACGAGGATCAATAATGACCGCTCTCGAACTTTCCGGCATCAAGAAGACCTTCGGGTCCACCGACGTTCTGCACGGGATCGACCTTTCGGTCGATGAGGGCGAGTTCGTTATTTTCGTGGGGCCGTCGGGTTGCGGGAAATCGACGCTTTTGCGGATCATTGCCGGGCTGGAAGATGCGAGCGCGGGGACGGTCAAGATCGATGGCAACATGGTCAACGCCACCCCGCCCGCCAAACGGGGCATCGCCATGGTGTTCCAGTCCTATGCGCTCTATCCGCACCTGACGGTGAAGGGAAACATGAGCCTGGCGATGAAACAGGAGGGCGCGGCGAAATCGGAAATCGAGGATCGGGTGGGTGTGGCGAGCAAGATGCTGGGGCTCGATCCGCTGCTTGAGCGGCGGCCGGCCGAATTGTCGGGCGGGCAGCGCCAGCGGGTGGCGATCGGGCGGGCCGTGGTGCGCAAGCCCAAGCTGTTCTTGTTCGACGAGCCTTTGTCCAATCTCGACGCGGCGCTGCGGGTCAACACAAGGCTCGAAATCGCGCGGCTCCATCGCGAGCTTTCGGCCACCATGGTCTATGTGACGCACGATCAGGTGGAGGCCATGACGCTGGCCGACAGGATCGTCGTGATGAATGCGGGGCGGATCGAGCAGATCGGGACGCCCATGGAGCTCTATAACAACCCGGCCAATCTGTTCGTTGCCGGGTTTATCGGCTCGCCGCAGATGAATTTCATCGACGCGGGCGCGCTGGGGGAAACTTCGGCCAAGACCATCGGCATCCGGCCCGAGCATATGAGCGTTTCACAGACATCGGGCGATCTGGGCTGCGAGGTGGTCCATATCGAACAGCTCGGCGCCGACACCAATCTTTATCTGCGCAACGAGAAGGCGGGACTTTTGACGGCGCGGCTGTTCGGCGAGCATTATTTTGCGCCGGACTCGAAGGTGTTCGTGACGTTCGAGAAAGCCAAGCGGCATCTGTTCGATGAGGCGGGCAAGGCGGTTCGGGCCGGGGTTTGAGGTGAGGACTGTGCCAACACCATTTCCGTTGGGGGTGGGGCTGCGGTGCGGATCTCCGGGTCAAGCCCGAAGATGACGAGGCGGCGAAGGGTAGAGCCCCATCGCCGCTCCTGTGCATGGCGTTCCGGCACCGCCCGGCGAAGCACCATCACGCTGCCGGTTACTGGATCCCGGGTCTTCGCCCGGGATGACCGTGGTGGGTGGATGAACATCTGGTTGCTGGCTGAAGCGCCTCAGAGGCCCTTTAGAAACTCGCGCGAGCGGTCGAGGCAGAGTTTGGCGGCGGCTTCGTTGTAATCGTCGCGGCTGGGGTCGAGGAAATAATGGCCGGCGCCGTCATAGCGGTGCATCTGGAGATCGGCCTCGCCTTTTTGTGCCACCCAATCGGCGAAATAGTCTTCGTCATCGAACGGATCGGGGCGCGCGATGTGCACCGAAACCGGCAGACCGGGCGTGGGCGGGTCCATCCAGTCCGTGATGCCTGCAAAGAGCAGGGCTCCGGCCATTTGCGGGCGATCGGCCCAGAATTCTCCGATCAACGACGCACCGAAGGAAACACCAGAGAGGACGGCTTCGGGCGGCGCTGCTTCGACCGCTGCCCGGGCGCGTTCCATTATGGCGTCGGTTCCCACTTCCTTGCGCAGGGCGAAGGCGGCATCGTAATTGTCGGCCGATTGTCCGTCGAACAGGTCCGGTAGCATGACCGTGTGGCCATCGGCCTCGAACACGGCGGCGATTTCGCCTTCGACGGGCCGCAGGCCGAGAATGGAATGAAACAGAACGACATGGGCCATTGTGCACCTCCTTTGGTGCGGGCAGCATGTCGTTCTTATTTTGTTCTGTCAAGGCAGGGATAGCCAAGTGGAAATCGGCAGGGGCTGGAGACGAGATCAAGTCCACTTTTGCTGGACGCGTTCCAGACCTTGGCCATGAGACAGAACTGCCGGCGCTGCCGGTTACTGGTTCCCGGGTCTTCGCCCGGGATGACGCAAGGAGCGGGACATTCTATTCGCCGACGCGAACCACCACGCTGCCGCGCTTGCGTTTGCTGTCGACGCGGGCGTGAGCCTGGGCAATATCATCGAAACCGAAGGTCTGATCGATGACGACCCGGTATTCACCTTTTGCTGCCAGATCGGCGAGGAAGGCGACGTCCTCGGGGCGTTCGGCGGCCATGCCGGCGATGGGGCGCTTGCCATCCTTTGGGCGGGCCAGCATGTCGCCGATGCCGCCGGCAATGGCAAGATAGCGCCCGCCGGGCTTGAGTGCTTTAAGGCAGCGTTGGAAATCGGTGGCACCGACGGTGTCGGCGATCACATCATAGGCCGACGAGACGGCGGAATAGTCGGTGGTCGCGTAATCGATGACGGTGTCGGCGCCAAGGCTTAAGGCCAGATCGGCGTTGGCGGCGCTGGCGACGGCGGTGACTTTGGCGCCGAAATGGTTTGCCAGTTGCACCATGGCCGAGCCGACAGCGCCGGACGCACCGATGACGAGGATATGTTCTCCCGGTTTTATGTCTGCCTTGCGGAGAAAATGGAGCGCCGTCGTGCCGCCGAAGCACAGGCCCGCGGCCTCATCGAACGAAAGGTTCTGCGGCTTTTTGACAATGGGTTTGCGTTCGGCAACAGCGACAAATTCGGCGTGACAACGAAGCCCGGTGCCGGGGAAGGCGATGATTTCGTCGCCGATGGCGAAGCGGGAGACCTGGGGACCGACAGCGACAACGGTGCCGGCGATCTCGGTGCCGAAGATCGGCTGGCGCGGGCGGGTGATGCCGATGGCGAGGCGCATGAGGGTTTTCATGCCCGCCGGCGCATCGAGGGCGCGCATGCGGGCGTCGCCGGAATTGACGGTGGTGGCGATTGTCTTGATGAGGATTTCATCATCACGCGGCATCGGCACGGGGCGGGTCTGGATTTCGACCATTTCGGGCCCGCCATAGGCGGTGACGATGGCGGCTTTCATTGTGGTGGGGATGGTCATTTTCTGGGCTCCTCGGCCTTCCAGAAAAACACCTCGCCAATGGGCACGCCGAAGGTTTCGGCGATGCGGAAGGCCGCTTCGAGGGAGGGGGAATATTTGTTGTGTTCGATGGACGCCACGGTCTGGCGGGTCATGCCGATGCGGTCGGCCAGTTCCTGCTGGGTCATCTCGTTGTGCTCGAAACGCAGGCGGCGGATCTGGTTGGTGATCGGGGGGTGGGCCATCAGTCGAGCATCCTGAAATGGACGATCTGGATGATTTCACGCGTCAGGGCCGAAAAGGCGAGCGCGAAAAGCATGAGGTTTATCAAGATGATCGCCGTGGCCCCGGCCGGATCGGCGGCATAAACCTCGCGGGCAAAACCGGCGATGAGGCCGCTCGAAAGGATCACGGCGACCATGAGCCATTCGAGAAGGATAAGCCCGATCCTGTTGGCCCTGGCATCGATTTCGCGCTCACGTTCGTCGGGCGGGGCGTCCATGTTCTGGCGGGCGAGGATGGCGGCGGCGATATTGACCGGCAGCATGATGGCGATGGAAATGCCAAGGCACCAGACGAAAAGCCAGAAGATGGCGTCGCCATCGAGCGTGCCGGACAGCGCCGCGTTGCCCACCTGCCAGAAATAGACCGTCCAGATGACCAACGTGGTCACCACCGCAATCCATGCGTTCTTTTCCCGAAAGCTCATCACACGCCCCAATGGAAGATATTGTTGGCGTTGTGTGCGATATTTTTTGCGGGATGTCAATTATATTTAACATTATGACGCGCATTTTTGGCATTCATTCGTGTCAGCGGCCCGGCTGGGGCTGCTGGACTCCGGCTTTCGCCGGAGCAGCGATGGGTGCGGATAAAGCCACAATCCCGCTCACAACATCGCTTCGATCTCGCGCCGGTGGGCGTGCATTTTTAAAAACACTGCGTAGTCGGTGTCATAGCGCGCCTTGCGGGAGGGGTCGGGCGTGCGGGTGACGGAGGTGTGGCGCATGGTGTGGGCGGCTGCGGTGAGGCGGGGGTAGAGGCCGGCGGCGGTGGCGGCGGCCATGGCGGTGCCAAGGATCATGGCGTCTGCGTCGGGGAGTTCGTGGACGGTGCAGCCGGTGGCATCGGCGTAGAGTTCCATCAAGAGCGGATTGCGGGTGTGGCCGCCGGTGACGTGAAGCGTATCGATGGCATAGCCGGTGGCGTTGAGGGTTTGAAGGATATGGCGCACACCGAGCGCGATGGCGACGGCGGTGCGCCAGTAGAGCTTGCACAACCCGTCGAAAGAGGAATCGAGATTCATGCCGGAAATGACCCCGAGCGCTGCGGGATTGGCGAAGGGGGAGCGGTTGCCGTGGAAATCGGGAAGGATGTGGAGGCGGGGGGCGAGGTCGGGGTCGGTTTCACGCAAGCGCTTGATACGGTTGATGATTTCAGCATGCATGATGGGGGTGGGTGCGGCGCCCGAGGCGTGGACGCGGATGATGTAATCAAGCGCGGCGCCCGAGGCGGACTGGCCGCCCTCGGTGAGCCAGAAGCCCGGGAGGACCGCGCCATAATAAGGTCCCCACAAACCGGGGGTCGGGCGGGGGGCTTTGGCCAGCGCGGTGACGGCGCTCGAGGTGCCGGCAACCAGGCCCAGATGCCGATCAACGCCCAATGGGTCCTCGGTATAGGTGCCCAGCACGCCCAATGCACCGGCATGGGCATCGACCATTCCGGTGCCCACCACGACCGAGCGGGGCAGACCGAGCTCGCGCGCCGCTTTTGCCGTCAAATTGCCGAGCGGAGCGCCGATGGGGGACGCCGTGCGCGGCAGGCTGGCGCGGATGAGCAGATCGTCAAGACCGATGGCTCCGAGAAAATCGGTGGGCCACCCATCGGGCTGGTGGGCGAGGAAGCTCCATTTGCTGGTGAGGGTCGATTGGGAGCGCTCGATCGAGCCGCTCGACTTCCAGGCGAGGAAATCGGCGAGGTCGAACATGTAGCCGGTCTTTTGCCATATGGCGGGCAGGTTGCGCTTGAGCCAGAGAAGCTTGGGGATTTCCATTTCCGGGCTGAGCGCGCCGCCGGAAAATTCAAGAACATCGTGGCCGGTGGCATTGATATCGGCGGTCTCACGCATGGCGCGGTGATCGAGCCAGACGATGGTGTCCCAACCCTCCTCGCCATCGGGGCCAACGGGCAAGGAGCCCCCGTCCCTGCCCAGAACGACAAGCGAGCAGGTGGCTGCATAAGCGATGGCCTTGACCGAGAGTGGATCGGCATTGGCCGTGGCCATAGCCTCGCGGACGGCGACGCAGACGGCGGACCAGATGTTTTCCGAGCGATGTTCGGCGCGGATGGCGCCTTCGCGGCGGATATCGATGGGCGCTTCGGCGCGGCCCAAAATATCGCCTTGCGCCGTGACCACCCCGGCCCTTGCGCTGGTCGTTCCCACATCGACGGCAACCAGAAGGGCGGTCATGCAATGGCCTCTAGATACGCGAAATCTTCCTCGAGAGAGACCTTAGAGCACTGGGCAGATTGTGCAAATCGTCGATCAGGGCATCGGGGTTCAATGTGGCCAGTTGCGGCTTTAGACCGGCGGGGCCGATATGGCTGCCGCCGGTAAAGGCGATGACGGCCATGCCTGCGGCCTTGGCGGCAGCAACGCCGGCGGGGCTGTCTTCGATGACCACGCACTCGGCGGGGGCAAAACCCATCTGCTCTGCGGCAAAAAGGAAGAGATCGGGGGCGGGCTTGCCGCGCGCGACCATGGTGGCCGAATAGATGTCGGGGGCAAACCTGTCGTAAAGCCCGGTCAGTTTGAGACTGATTTCGATGCGTTCGGAAACGCTGGACGACGCCACGCAGGCGGGGATATCGAGCGCATCGAGGACATCGGCGATGCCGGGCATGGGCTTGAGCGCGCTTTTGTAGCGGGCATAGAGGCGATGGCGCATGTCTTCGAGCGCGGTGTCGTCCATCGTGACGCCGTGATCGGCGGCAAGGGAGGCCGAGACCGTCTTGAGCGTGCGGCCGAGAAAATCGCGATAGGCGATCTCGGTGGGGATGTGAACGCCGAGCGCGGCCACGGTTTCGACAAGCACATCGATGGCGATGGGTTCGGAATCGACGAGCACCCCGTCGCAATCGAAGATGATCAGCGCCGGTCCCCTTGCTTGAGATCGGCGGGCCGGCGCAACATCCATCAAAGCTTGCCCTGAATGTAGCGCGTGAGGGTGTCGCGGGCGCCAAATTCCCAGATGGTGCCGAGCGCGTTGCTGAACGCGGCGATATAATCGCGGTGTTCGGCGGCGGCGCCGAAAATGTCCTTCATCTCCAGGAAGGCTTTCGGGTCGTCCTTGGCGCGGATGGCTGCAGCCTGCAGGCGATCCCAGTTTGGATCGTTGGGCGCAATCGGCGTTCCGGAATCGGTGACGCCATAGCAATAGCGGCACCAGAAGGCCGAGACCAGCGCAAGGCCGGTGATCGAGGCGCCGGAATTGAGGCGATCCTCGACCGAGGGCAGGATGAATTTGGGTTGGCGGTTGGAGCCATCGAGGCACAAGCGCTGGATGGTGTCGCCGATCCTGGGGTTGGCGAAGCGCTGGGCGCATTTGCGGCGGTAGGCGTCGAGATCGGTATCGGGCACCGGGGGCACGACGGGGATGATCTCGTCGCGGGTGAGCTTTTCGAGATAGGCGGCGACCAGCGGGTGTTCCATGGCCTCATGGACGAAATGGATGTCCATGAGGGCCGACGGGTAGGCGATGGCGGCGTGCCCGCCGTTCAGAATGCGGATCTTCATCAGCTCCCAGGGGGAGACGTCATCGACAAAGGTCACGCCGACCTTTTCGAGCGCGGGGCGGCCGGAGGGGAAATTGTCTTCGAGCACCCATTGCCTGAAGGTTTCGCAAAACACCGGCCAGGCGTCGGATATGGCGTATTCATCGGAGACCATGGCGCGTTCGCGATCCGAGGTTGCCGGGGTGATGCGATCGACCATGCCGTTGGGGAAGGCGACCGAGCGGCGGACCCAATCGGCCATTTCGCTGTCGAACAGAGCGGCAAGCCCGGCCACGGCGTTGAGCGTCACCTTGCCATTGTGGGGGATGTTGTCGCAGCACATGATGGTGAAGGGCTCAACCCCTGCCTCACGCCGGGCCCTGAGACCGGCAAGAATGATGCCGAAGACGGTCCTGGGTGCTGTGGGGTTTGCGGCGTCGGCGACGATATCGGGATGGTTGGGGTTAAAATTGCCGGCCGCGTCGAGATAATAGCCGCCCTCGGTGATGGTGAGCGAGACGATGCGGATGGCGGGATCGGCGAGTTTTGCAATGATCGCGGCCGGATCGCCCGGATCGAGGAAATCGACCATGGGCCCGGTGATGCGCGCAGTGGTGCCCGAGGCTTCCTGCTCGACCACGGTGGACAGGTAATCCTGCGCGGCGAGGATCTTTCGCATTTCGGCATCGTTGGCGCGCACGCCAGCCCCCACGATTCCCCAATCGTGGTCTTGCCCGAGATTGAAGAGGTCATCGAGATAGACGGCCTGGTGGGCGCGATGGAAATTGCCAACGCCGAAATGAACGATCCCCGCCGCGAGATTCGAGTGATCGTAGCGCGGCACGGCGACCGATCCGGG
Protein-coding regions in this window:
- a CDS encoding mannitol dehydrogenase family protein, whose translation is MSVRLAANSLSSLPGSVAVPRYDHSNLAAGIVHFGVGNFHRAHQAVYLDDLFNLGQDHDWGIVGAGVRANDAEMRKILAAQDYLSTVVEQEASGTTARITGPMVDFLDPGDPAAIIAKLADPAIRIVSLTITEGGYYLDAAGNFNPNHPDIVADAANPTAPRTVFGIILAGLRARREAGVEPFTIMCCDNIPHNGKVTLNAVAGLAALFDSEMADWVRRSVAFPNGMVDRITPATSDRERAMVSDEYAISDAWPVFCETFRQWVLEDNFPSGRPALEKVGVTFVDDVSPWELMKIRILNGGHAAIAYPSALMDIHFVHEAMEHPLVAAYLEKLTRDEIIPVVPPVPDTDLDAYRRKCAQRFANPRIGDTIQRLCLDGSNRQPKFILPSVEDRLNSGASITGLALVSAFWCRYCYGVTDSGTPIAPNDPNWDRLQAAAIRAKDDPKAFLEMKDIFGAAAEHRDYIAAFSNALGTIWEFGARDTLTRYIQGKL